The window TCGCCGGCATCGCCCACGCTCATCGCGTCCCGCTGCTGGTCGACGCAACCCTCGTCACCCCCTGCCTGCAGCGCCCGCTGGCGCTCGGCGCCGACCTCGTACTGCACTCCGCCACCAAGTTCCTCGGCGGCCACGGCGTCGCGGTCGGCGGCCTGCTGGTCGACGGCGGGCGCTTCGACTGGGAAGCCTCCGGCCTCTTCCCGACGCTCACCGAACCCTACGACGGCTTCCACGGCATGGATTTCGCCGAGGAATCGCCGATCGCCGCCTTCCTGCTGCGCGCGCGGCGCGAAGGCCTGCGCGATTTCGGCGCCTGCCTGTCGCCGATGAACGCCTTCCAGATCCTGCAGGGCATGGAAACGCTGCCGCTGCGCATGCGCGCCCACGTCGCCAACGCACGCGCCGTCGCCGAACACCTCGCCGCCCACCCGCTCGTCGCGCACGTCGCCTGGCCGGGGCTCGCCAGCCATCCGGATCACGCGCTCGCCGCCCGCCTGCTGCCCGACGGCGCCGGCTCGGTGCTGTCCTTCGAACTCCAGGGCGGCCGCGCCGCCGGTCGCGCCTTCATCGAAGGCCTGCGCGTGTTCTCGCACCTCGCCAACGTCGGCGACGCCAAGTCCCTGGTGATCCACCCCGCCAGCACCACCCACTTCCGCATGTCCGCGCAGGACCTCGCGGCCGCGGGCATCAGCGAAGGCACCGTGCGCCTGTCGGTCGGGCTCGAGAGCGTCGACGACCTCATCGAGGACCTCAACCGCGGCCTGTACGCCGCCAGCCGCGTCGTGCAGGGTTAAGCCATGGAACTGAGCGTCAACGACACGCCCGCCTACGTCTACACCGGCGGGCGCCCCTTCGATCGCCGCCAGGCCGCCGTGGTCCTGGTCCACGGCGCCGGCCACGACCACAGCGTGTGGAACTACCAGGCGCGCCAGCTCGCGCACCACGGCTTCGCCGTCCTCGCCCCCGACCTGCCCGGGCACGGCCGCTCGCACGGCGCCCCGCTGCCCACCATCGAAGCCCTGGCGGACTGGATCGCGGCCCTGCTCGACGCCGCCGGCATTGTGCACGCAGCCGTTGCCGGCCACAGCATGGGCTCGCTCGTCGCACTCCAGGCGGCCGCGCAGGCCCCCGTGCGCATCACGAAGCTCATCCTCCTCGGCAGCGTCGCCCCCATGCCCGTGGCACCGCCGCTGCTCGAAGCCGCCGCGCACCAGCGCGAGGCCGCACACGCGATGATCAACCAGTGGTCCTACACGCCCGCCTCGCAGCTCGGCGCGAGCCCCGTCCCCGGCGTCTCGCTCACCGGCCTCAACCTGCGCCTGATGGAGCGTCAGCGCGACGGCGTGCTCGCC is drawn from Azoarcus sp. DN11 and contains these coding sequences:
- a CDS encoding O-acetylhomoserine aminocarboxypropyltransferase; the protein is MTQPRTFGPETLALHAGQSPDPAFGARAAPIYFTTSYVFPDADHAAALFNLERPGHVYTRISNPTNAMLEERIAALEGGIGAIAVASGQAALHLAITTLTGAGGHIVASHALYGGSHNLLAYTLPRFGITTTFVDPRNPDAWRAAVRPETRLFFGESLGNPGLDVLDIPAIAGIAHAHRVPLLVDATLVTPCLQRPLALGADLVLHSATKFLGGHGVAVGGLLVDGGRFDWEASGLFPTLTEPYDGFHGMDFAEESPIAAFLLRARREGLRDFGACLSPMNAFQILQGMETLPLRMRAHVANARAVAEHLAAHPLVAHVAWPGLASHPDHALAARLLPDGAGSVLSFELQGGRAAGRAFIEGLRVFSHLANVGDAKSLVIHPASTTHFRMSAQDLAAAGISEGTVRLSVGLESVDDLIEDLNRGLYAASRVVQG
- a CDS encoding alpha/beta hydrolase; the protein is MELSVNDTPAYVYTGGRPFDRRQAAVVLVHGAGHDHSVWNYQARQLAHHGFAVLAPDLPGHGRSHGAPLPTIEALADWIAALLDAAGIVHAAVAGHSMGSLVALQAAAQAPVRITKLILLGSVAPMPVAPPLLEAAAHQREAAHAMINQWSYTPASQLGASPVPGVSLTGLNLRLMERQRDGVLANDLAACNAYQGGLEAAGRIRAPCAMLCGERDQMTPRKAVKPLQEALANVPGGARMIVIKGAGHAMMAEAPDAVGDAMRGFLTTT